From Mustela erminea isolate mMusErm1 chromosome 1, mMusErm1.Pri, whole genome shotgun sequence, a single genomic window includes:
- the QTRT2 gene encoding queuine tRNA-ribosyltransferase accessory subunit 2 isoform X3, which yields MTASKFMAIQQALQPDWFQCLSDGEASCEEATSIKRARKSVDRSLLFLDNCLRLQEESEVLQRSAIIGVIEGGDVMEERLRSARETAKRPVGGFLLDGFQGNPATLETRLYLLSSVTAELPEDKPRLICGVSRPDEVLECIERGVDLFESFFPYQVTERGCALTFSFDYQPNPEETLLQQNGIQEEIKYVDQTKKIKTTSCNQEMTSFEINLKEKKYQEDFDPLVRGCSCYCCKNHTRAYIHHLLVTNELLAGVLLMMHNFEHYFGFFHSIREALKSDRLAQLKELIRRQAS from the exons ATGACTGCTTCCAAGTTCATGGCAATTCAGCAGGCCCTTCAGCCAGACTGGTTCCAGTGTCTCTCAGATGGAGAGGCGTCTTGTGAGGAAGCCACTTCCATAAAAAGAGCCAGAAAGTCTGTTGATCGATCGCTTCTATTCCTGGATAATTGTCTACGGCTACAGGAAGAGTCCGAG GTCCTTCAGAGAAGTGCCATCATTGGAGTGATTGAAGGTGGAGACGTGATGGAGGAGAGGCTGAGATCAGCACGGGAGACGGCCAAGCGGCCCGTAGGCGGCTTCCTTCTGGATGGCTTTCAAGGGAATCCAGCAACCCTGGAAACTAGACTGTACTTGCTGTCATCAGTCACTGCAGAGCTGCCAGAGGACAAACCAAG GCTTATCTGTGGAGTCAGCCGGCCAGATGAGGTTCTCGAGTGTATCGAAAGGGGAGtggatttatttgagagttttTTCCCTTATCAAGTGACAGAGCGGGGATGTGCCCTGACTTTCAGCTTTGATTACCAGCCAAACCCTGAAGAGACAC TATTACAACAAAATGGgatacaggaagaaataaaatatgtggaTCAAACAAAGAAGATTAAAACAACCAGTTGCAACCAAGAAATGACATCATTTGAAAttaatctgaaggaaaaaaa GTACCAGGAGGACTTTGATCCACTTGTGAGAGGATGTTCCTGTTACTGCTGTAAGAATCATACTCGTGCATACATCCACCATCTGCTGGTGACCAACGAGCTGTTGGCTGGGGTCCTGCTCATGATGCACAACTTTGaacattattttggatttttccacTCCATCCGGGAAGCACTAAAAAGCGACAGACTGGCACAGTTGAAAGAGCTCATCCGCAGGCAAGCATCTTGA
- the QTRT2 gene encoding queuine tRNA-ribosyltransferase accessory subunit 2 isoform X2 codes for MDIPACLLYTKTGSAPHLTHQTLHTIHGLPAMAQLTLSSLAEHHEVLAEYKEGIGKFIGMPELLLYCSLHDPVSPCPAGYVTNKSVSVWGLGGRVEMTASKFMAIQQALQPDWFQCLSDGEASCEEATSIKRARKSVDRSLLFLDNCLRLQEESEVLQRSAIIGVIEGGDVMEERLRSARETAKRPVGGFLLDGFQGNPATLETRLYLLSSVTAELPEDKPRLICGVSRPDEVLECIERGVDLFESFFPYQVTERGCALTFSFDYQPNPEETLLQQNGIQEEIKYVDQTKKIKTTSCNQEMTSFEINLKEKKYQEDFDPLVRGCSCYCCKNHTRAYIHHLLVTNELLAGVLLMMHNFEHYFGFFHSIREALKSDRLAQLKELIRRQAS; via the exons ATGGACATTCCAGCCTGCCTCCTGTACACCAAGACTGGCTCTGCCCCACACCTGACCCATCAGACACTGCATACTATCCATGGGCTTCCTGCCATGGCTCAGCTTACGCTGTCCTCGTT GGCAGAACACCATGAAGTCTTGGCAGAATATAAGGAAGGAATTGGAAAGTTTATAG GCATGCCGGAATTGCTCTTGTACTGTTCCCTGCACGATCCAGTCAGCCCCTGCCCAGCCGGTTATGTAACAAACAAG TCTGTGTCCGTGTGGGGTCTTGGGGGAAGAGTGGAAATGACTGCTTCCAAGTTCATGGCAATTCAGCAGGCCCTTCAGCCAGACTGGTTCCAGTGTCTCTCAGATGGAGAGGCGTCTTGTGAGGAAGCCACTTCCATAAAAAGAGCCAGAAAGTCTGTTGATCGATCGCTTCTATTCCTGGATAATTGTCTACGGCTACAGGAAGAGTCCGAG GTCCTTCAGAGAAGTGCCATCATTGGAGTGATTGAAGGTGGAGACGTGATGGAGGAGAGGCTGAGATCAGCACGGGAGACGGCCAAGCGGCCCGTAGGCGGCTTCCTTCTGGATGGCTTTCAAGGGAATCCAGCAACCCTGGAAACTAGACTGTACTTGCTGTCATCAGTCACTGCAGAGCTGCCAGAGGACAAACCAAG GCTTATCTGTGGAGTCAGCCGGCCAGATGAGGTTCTCGAGTGTATCGAAAGGGGAGtggatttatttgagagttttTTCCCTTATCAAGTGACAGAGCGGGGATGTGCCCTGACTTTCAGCTTTGATTACCAGCCAAACCCTGAAGAGACAC TATTACAACAAAATGGgatacaggaagaaataaaatatgtggaTCAAACAAAGAAGATTAAAACAACCAGTTGCAACCAAGAAATGACATCATTTGAAAttaatctgaaggaaaaaaa GTACCAGGAGGACTTTGATCCACTTGTGAGAGGATGTTCCTGTTACTGCTGTAAGAATCATACTCGTGCATACATCCACCATCTGCTGGTGACCAACGAGCTGTTGGCTGGGGTCCTGCTCATGATGCACAACTTTGaacattattttggatttttccacTCCATCCGGGAAGCACTAAAAAGCGACAGACTGGCACAGTTGAAAGAGCTCATCCGCAGGCAAGCATCTTGA
- the QTRT2 gene encoding queuine tRNA-ribosyltransferase accessory subunit 2 isoform X1 gives MKLSLTKVVNGCRLGKIKNLGKAGDRTMDIPACLLYTKTGSAPHLTHQTLHTIHGLPAMAQLTLSSLAEHHEVLAEYKEGIGKFIGMPELLLYCSLHDPVSPCPAGYVTNKSVSVWGLGGRVEMTASKFMAIQQALQPDWFQCLSDGEASCEEATSIKRARKSVDRSLLFLDNCLRLQEESEVLQRSAIIGVIEGGDVMEERLRSARETAKRPVGGFLLDGFQGNPATLETRLYLLSSVTAELPEDKPRLICGVSRPDEVLECIERGVDLFESFFPYQVTERGCALTFSFDYQPNPEETLLQQNGIQEEIKYVDQTKKIKTTSCNQEMTSFEINLKEKKYQEDFDPLVRGCSCYCCKNHTRAYIHHLLVTNELLAGVLLMMHNFEHYFGFFHSIREALKSDRLAQLKELIRRQAS, from the exons ATGAAGCTGAGTCTTACCAAGGTTGTTAATGGCTGTCgcctaggaaaaataaaaaacctgggCAAAGCAGGGGACCGGACCATGGACATTCCAGCCTGCCTCCTGTACACCAAGACTGGCTCTGCCCCACACCTGACCCATCAGACACTGCATACTATCCATGGGCTTCCTGCCATGGCTCAGCTTACGCTGTCCTCGTT GGCAGAACACCATGAAGTCTTGGCAGAATATAAGGAAGGAATTGGAAAGTTTATAG GCATGCCGGAATTGCTCTTGTACTGTTCCCTGCACGATCCAGTCAGCCCCTGCCCAGCCGGTTATGTAACAAACAAG TCTGTGTCCGTGTGGGGTCTTGGGGGAAGAGTGGAAATGACTGCTTCCAAGTTCATGGCAATTCAGCAGGCCCTTCAGCCAGACTGGTTCCAGTGTCTCTCAGATGGAGAGGCGTCTTGTGAGGAAGCCACTTCCATAAAAAGAGCCAGAAAGTCTGTTGATCGATCGCTTCTATTCCTGGATAATTGTCTACGGCTACAGGAAGAGTCCGAG GTCCTTCAGAGAAGTGCCATCATTGGAGTGATTGAAGGTGGAGACGTGATGGAGGAGAGGCTGAGATCAGCACGGGAGACGGCCAAGCGGCCCGTAGGCGGCTTCCTTCTGGATGGCTTTCAAGGGAATCCAGCAACCCTGGAAACTAGACTGTACTTGCTGTCATCAGTCACTGCAGAGCTGCCAGAGGACAAACCAAG GCTTATCTGTGGAGTCAGCCGGCCAGATGAGGTTCTCGAGTGTATCGAAAGGGGAGtggatttatttgagagttttTTCCCTTATCAAGTGACAGAGCGGGGATGTGCCCTGACTTTCAGCTTTGATTACCAGCCAAACCCTGAAGAGACAC TATTACAACAAAATGGgatacaggaagaaataaaatatgtggaTCAAACAAAGAAGATTAAAACAACCAGTTGCAACCAAGAAATGACATCATTTGAAAttaatctgaaggaaaaaaa GTACCAGGAGGACTTTGATCCACTTGTGAGAGGATGTTCCTGTTACTGCTGTAAGAATCATACTCGTGCATACATCCACCATCTGCTGGTGACCAACGAGCTGTTGGCTGGGGTCCTGCTCATGATGCACAACTTTGaacattattttggatttttccacTCCATCCGGGAAGCACTAAAAAGCGACAGACTGGCACAGTTGAAAGAGCTCATCCGCAGGCAAGCATCTTGA